The Ahaetulla prasina isolate Xishuangbanna chromosome 7, ASM2864084v1, whole genome shotgun sequence genome segment TTGAAGGGAGAAGTGTATGATCTatctttttcagctgaagaaagttTAAATGTTTTTTCATTCTTTATATTGCCAGACATACCAGACATGCATCTGGAATTTTGTCCTACCTGATTTATTATGTTCCATCAGCAGGTTGTCTTTGCCAAGACAGACTTCTCCCTGTGTGCTATTGCAGGCCATATTCAAGTCTGTCTTGCAAAATGTAGGGGACCTTGCCTGAGGAGCAGGTGGGATgtgcttctttctctttcttggaaGCTTCTGTTTCGCCATGGCCAGAGAATAGTACATTCCAAAATTGTTGACAATAACAGGCACAGGCATGGCTATGGTCAGCACTCCAGCTAAAGCACACAGAGCACCCACTAGCATGCCTGACCAAGTCTTTGGATACATGTCTCCATATCCAAGAGTAGTCATGGTGACCACAGCCCACCAAAACCCAATGGGAATGTTTTTGAACTCTGTATGTTCACTAGCTGATGGGTCGTTGGGTTTGGCACCTATTCGCTCAGCGTAATAGATCATGGTGGCAAATATCAACACTCCTAATGCCAAAAATATTATCAGCAGCAAAAACTCATTGGTGCTTGCACGGAGTGTATGACCAAGCACCCTGAGGCCAACAAAATGTCGAGTGAGCTTGAAGATTCGCAATATTCTCACAAACCTCACCACCCTGAGGAAACCAAGAACATCCTTAGCAGCTTTAGAGGAGAGCCCACTTAGACCCACTTCTAGATAGAAAGGCAAAATTGCCACAAAGTCAATGATATTCAAGAGATTTTTTATGAATTCACGTTTGTTGGGTGAAAAAACAACACGGACTAAAAACTCAAATGTAAACCACACCACACAGACTCCTTCGACATATGTTAGAGCTGGATCTGTCTCTATTTCATACTGCAGAACTGGCTCGCTACCTTTGATaggttctgttttatttttgatgGTATTAAACGCTTCATGGGTTTCCAGGCAAAAGGTGGTAATCGAGAGTAGGATGAAGAATAAAGAGGCAAAAGCAATGAactgtaaaggaaaggaaaggaaaatacatTAGAAAAAGACAGTAAAACCCAAAAACTGTCCCAACAATTTTACAATTAGAACCTTTGCCTCAACttgtattaattaataattaagtaTTATAAATGAAAGGGCTAAAATGTAGAACAGGATGTATGTCATCTGGGTTATTCttgatattaattaattttacttaTTATACTTATACTTACTTATTCATTTACGTAGCATCTACTTGCCAAAGAAGTAAGTAAGGCCACAATGGAAACTCACCATTCTTATTATTCTTGATTAGCTGGGGAAGCAGGGAGGAGATTAATTCAAACTAGAGCCTTCCACTAGTCTTAATTACTTAATACAATTAAATGCTTAACCTCTGAAATCATTACTACTAGCTAAGCAGATAATTCTCTGCAGCATAGTGGGACCTCTTTGATACAATATGTATATAGTTCCCTAAAATACCTTTTGCCAAT includes the following:
- the KCNC2 gene encoding potassium voltage-gated channel subfamily C member 2 isoform X6, with the translated sequence MGKLEDNERVILNVGGTRHETYRSTLKTLPGTRLALLASQSQGDSPGGGEEHHQPPLLPAPNPAPNPGGGGGGGGGPLDTVGGSGWSSRANGGGVTRGGSGACCEFFFDRHPGVFAYVLNYYRTGKLHCPADVCGPLFEEELAFWGIDETDVEPCCWMTYRQHRDAEEALDIFEAPDLITGEPPGDPDDDELAAKRLGIEDVGALGASSSSSANGSPLDGNGGRWKRLQPRMWALFEDPYSSRAARFIAFASLFFILLSITTFCLETHEAFNTIKNKTEPIKGSEPVLQYEIETDPALTYVEGVCVVWFTFEFLVRVVFSPNKREFIKNLLNIIDFVAILPFYLEVGLSGLSSKAAKDVLGFLRVVRFVRILRIFKLTRHFVGLRVLGHTLRASTNEFLLLIIFLALGVLIFATMIYYAERIGAKPNDPSASEHTEFKNIPIGFWWAVVTMTTLGYGDMYPKTWSGMLVGALCALAGVLTIAMPVPVIVNNFGMYYSLAMAKQKLPRKRKKHIPPAPQARSPTFCKTDLNMACNSTQGEVCLGKDNLLMEHNKSGYEKSRSLNNITGMAGNALRLSPVISPYSSPCLRRSRSPIPSIL
- the KCNC2 gene encoding potassium voltage-gated channel subfamily C member 2 isoform X7, which encodes MGKLEDNERVILNVGGTRHETYRSTLKTLPGTRLALLASQSQGDSPGGGEEHHQPPLLPAPNPAPNPGGGGGGGGGPLDTVGGSGWSSRANGGGVTRGGSGACCEFFFDRHPGVFAYVLNYYRTGKLHCPADVCGPLFEEELAFWGIDETDVEPCCWMTYRQHRDAEEALDIFEAPDLITGEPPGDPDDDELAAKRLGIEDVGALGASSSSSANGSPLDGNGGRWKRLQPRMWALFEDPYSSRAARFIAFASLFFILLSITTFCLETHEAFNTIKNKTEPIKGSEPVLQYEIETDPALTYVEGVCVVWFTFEFLVRVVFSPNKREFIKNLLNIIDFVAILPFYLEVGLSGLSSKAAKDVLGFLRVVRFVRILRIFKLTRHFVGLRVLGHTLRASTNEFLLLIIFLALGVLIFATMIYYAERIGAKPNDPSASEHTEFKNIPIGFWWAVVTMTTLGYGDMYPKTWSGMLVGALCALAGVLTIAMPVPVIVNNFGMYYSLAMAKQKLPRKRKKHIPPAPQARSPTFCKTDLNMACNSTQGEVCLGKDNLLMEHNKSDNCKEVVITGYTQAEARSLS